CTTTGAAGCCAATGAGCACTTTTCCATTCGCTCATCTAGGTTCATCTGTTGCTGCCGACACTCTAGACTGCAAAAAGCACTATCACCCCtgcaaaaaaaacacaattttattagCATGATCCCATCAGTATATCATGCTAATACATATAGCAAATCAGCAAAGTTTGAGACTTTCAAGCTTAAATATTAGCCTGAACCCCATCAAGCATATGTAtagtattattataaaattataataccttTGAATTACTAGATTGGCATATGTTTGATAATCAAACTATAACCTTAGTGATATCATTCAAGACAGGATTTTTCTATCTGTCTCCTATATAGGAAATTACCCCAGAAAAATTTTGAGGACACAaacccaaaagaaaacaaaaggaaggaactttataaaaacaaagaactcagaggggaaaaaaaatccttaataaTTATACCTGTACATGTAGATGTCACGGCCAGGGAACAAGCGGCGCTTGCAGAGAGAGCAAGCCCTTAAGAAGTGAGCGGTGTCAACAGAATCAACAGAATTGCGCCTATGGTTTCTAGGTGAGACCATGGTGGTGGGTTGCAATAACTGCTGGTTTAGTCCATCAaggccgccaccaccaccaccacctccacgTCTCTGTGACTGTGAggcactaccaccaccaccaccacaagaAGCATTAGTAGGGTGTCTCTGGGTGTTGGTGGGGTTGTTCTGATGAGTAGTAGAATCGGAGATCATCAGCTGCGGTGGTGGAGCACCATCGGAGTTGGTGTTTAGATCAAGAGTGATCTCACTCATGCTCGTTGTTCTTTTCATTGGTGGACGTGGCCTCTTTCCCAGCAACAtcttctcctctcttctctGCTATAAATATATtcctctccttctttttttctgcTAATAGGTTAATACACTCTCTCTCTGTGTTggccttttgtttcttttctctgtgAAATCTGTGTGAGCTTAGAAATGAAGGAGTTTTGAGCGAGAGAGAATGAGAAGTGGGGTTTGGGAAGATAAAAGAAGGGCCAGGAACCCCGGAGTGAATCTGGGCCGTTAATTCGCATATCTGTGAACTGATTGAATTCCTCCATATAGTTACAAAACCCACGTCACcctctcattctttattttatttttttaacctttactattatttatcttGGTAAATGGGGGACTTTGGATACTCTTCTGAGTCTCCATTCACAACAGTGGGAtcacttttgggtttttttgggcCCACATACGTcataggttttattttattttattttttaatttttgccttCTGTTTGCTCAGCATGCGGATGAGCATTCACAATAGCAATTTAGcttactttttgtatttttaattaatcacttttcaaaaaatatatatattttttaatttatttaattatttctctctcttcatatatatttaatttgattatgATCAAATATCTCCGTACCCAATTTtactttcttattctttttcccGCTTGCCTaagccaaaaataaattattttacataagCTAAACTTGTTTCCTAAATTTGAACCGTGGATATGACAAATCTTATCTTGTATATAAATACataagattcttttttttttttgggggggatcATTAGCCAAATTTAAGAACTTATGCTATTTTAGTTAACCTAATGTGAATGCATAAAAATTGGATGcatttatcatttttgttatttatattagttAGTAAAAATCATTGGAGTAACTAATAGTGGACATGATTTAGTTTAGCCAATTAAGTTCGAGTtgttctctcactctctccttCCCCATTCCTTATGTCTTTTGTctatattatctcaaaaaaaaagaaagttcgTGTTGTTCCTACTTCCATTTCCATATTTGACTTAGAGGATATTTAGGATTAATTATTACTCTATTACTTAATATATTaattgtgtttaaaaaaaaaactatatatatagtaattatGTAAAATGTTTccatatcaatttattttagaataaaatttggCTATAAACTAAGTTGTAACcattaatattttgtttattggatgtgaattaaaaaaaaaaaaatccatcactgaataacgttttttttttttccttatatcctctatacttgtaaaatttctaaaaaatcaaagattaatagttatattatcaatcaaatttttgtagtttaaaattatgcataaaaagtAAGTTTATGGATGGTATAGTTAATAACATTtaatttgtacaaaatttaacatgcgtgttaagaacataaaaagcATGCAGTCTAACTgttgtgattttcaaaatatgtagttatattaattttttttaggagttATAACCATTaactacaaccaagtttgtagccaaGTTTTGCATTTATCTTATTGTTgtattttatgatttaaatgaaattactgttttctaatatttttcatatataaatatgcctattgattttatatatatatatatatatagcaatgtTTGAGAATctcaccattggattacatctcatatatgttcttaacatacataCCAATTTTTATGATAATTGAATGTCATTTACCATTCAatttataaactcatcttttatgcattatttcaaattacaaaaacttgaatttttttttttaaaaatgatgatgtggttattgatttttttatcatattaaaattttgcaaatatgaagAATAT
The sequence above is drawn from the Quercus lobata isolate SW786 chromosome 12, ValleyOak3.0 Primary Assembly, whole genome shotgun sequence genome and encodes:
- the LOC115969981 gene encoding FCS-Like Zinc finger 5 — encoded protein: MLLGKRPRPPMKRTTSMSEITLDLNTNSDGAPPPQLMISDSTTHQNNPTNTQRHPTNASCGGGGGSASQSQRRGGGGGGGGLDGLNQQLLQPTTMVSPRNHRRNSVDSVDTAHFLRACSLCKRRLFPGRDIYMYRGDSAFCSLECRQQQMNLDERMEKCSLASKKDVTGVSSTTIGPQVSTKGETVVAL